The following is a genomic window from Pedobacter sp. KBS0701.
CCAGCGCTTTTATCCTATCAAGGTGTTTTTCTTCGGTTATTTTATGTCCATCTTTATCTTCATAGTGGAATTTACCCGGTTTGCCTTTTCGGTAAATCCCAGGCATACCGTCGGTTACGTACACCAATCCACTTGCTTTAACAACATCTTTGCCTTGTACCATTTTTGCCTGTAAGTATGGGTTTATTTTTAGTTATTTTGCAAAACTTTAGCGTGGGTATCCACGTTATTTTTTAGAAACACAACACTTTCTTTATGAAAATAGTTTTTATGGGTACGCCTGATTTTGCCGTAGCCTCTTTAGATGCCTTGGTACAAGCCAATTTCGATGTGGTTGCGGTGGTTACTGCGCCTGATAAACCGGCAGGTCGTGGCCAGAAGCTGAACGAAAGTGCGGTAAAAAAATATGCTATAGAAAAAGGAATTCCTGTTTTGCAGCCCGAAAAATTAAAAAACCCCGAATTTATTGAGGAATTAAAATCATATCAGGCCGATCTGCAGGTTGTGGTGGCATTCAGGATGTTACCGGTGGTAGTTTGGAACATGCCAGCCAAAGGAACCATCAACCTGCATGGCTCGTTATTACCACAATACCGTGGTGCAGCTCCCATCAACCATGCCATCATCAACGGAGAAAAAGAAAGTGGTGTAACAACTTTTTTCCTGAAGGAGGAAATTGATACCGGGGATATTATTATGAGCGATAGTGTAGCGATTGCAGATGATGAAACCGCAGGCGATTTGCACGATAAACTGATGTACATTGGTGCCAACCTGCTGGTAAAAACGCTTAAAGCAATTGAGGCTGGCGAGGTTAATGAACAACCGCAGCCACAAAGCGGTGAATTAAAGCATGCACCTAAAATTTTCAAAGACGATTGCAAAATCGACTGGAATAACCAAGTACAGACGATTTATAATTTAATTCGCGGCCTGAGCCCTTATCCTACTGCTTTTACTTTTTTAAATGATAAAACCCTGAAGGTATTTAAGGCCGAAATAGAAGATAAAGAACCGGGTATAGTTGCCGGTGGTTTTTTAACGGACGGCAAAAGCTATTTAAAATTTGCCGCTAAAGATGGTTTTATCAAACTTTTAGATATTCAGTACGAAGGCAAAAAACGAATGCTGATCGAAGATTTCTTAAGGGGAATGCGGTTGTAATTGAAATTTGAGTTGTCAACTTTAATAGCCATTATGCAAGAAAGTTGACAACTCTTCTGGTCGATTGCATGAAATCATTACGTGCAGATCTTAAAATTGGG
Proteins encoded in this region:
- the fmt gene encoding methionyl-tRNA formyltransferase, encoding MKIVFMGTPDFAVASLDALVQANFDVVAVVTAPDKPAGRGQKLNESAVKKYAIEKGIPVLQPEKLKNPEFIEELKSYQADLQVVVAFRMLPVVVWNMPAKGTINLHGSLLPQYRGAAPINHAIINGEKESGVTTFFLKEEIDTGDIIMSDSVAIADDETAGDLHDKLMYIGANLLVKTLKAIEAGEVNEQPQPQSGELKHAPKIFKDDCKIDWNNQVQTIYNLIRGLSPYPTAFTFLNDKTLKVFKAEIEDKEPGIVAGGFLTDGKSYLKFAAKDGFIKLLDIQYEGKKRMLIEDFLRGMRL